A section of the Clostridium omnivorum genome encodes:
- a CDS encoding RDD family protein, translated as MQKIKITTPENIEVEYTLADLGSRTAAALIDSFIQLGVLLVLLIAVLLLKHFAPGFWEEYYGWIVGISLIVAIIIGYCYFIFSELTMNGKTIGKKALKLRTIRKNGQPVTFKHSAIRNLFRLFIDYYGVGVVVMFFNKQHKRVGDLLASTVVVTEDNKEQPITLESLQNVNENYSYYLDEEEKELLRDYFQRRESFVEGSKLSEDLKQHFTNKFDKLGVLDKFQDFINKL; from the coding sequence GTGCAAAAAATAAAGATTACAACGCCAGAAAATATAGAAGTTGAATATACCTTGGCAGATCTAGGATCAAGAACTGCCGCTGCCCTAATTGATTCGTTTATTCAATTAGGAGTCCTGTTAGTACTTCTTATAGCTGTACTGCTTTTAAAACATTTTGCTCCTGGTTTTTGGGAAGAATATTATGGATGGATAGTAGGAATTTCACTAATTGTTGCGATTATAATAGGCTATTGCTATTTTATTTTTTCAGAGCTTACCATGAATGGAAAAACCATTGGAAAAAAGGCGCTTAAGCTGAGAACAATAAGGAAAAATGGTCAACCAGTAACCTTTAAGCATTCAGCAATTAGAAATTTGTTTAGACTATTTATAGATTATTACGGGGTAGGGGTAGTAGTAATGTTTTTCAATAAACAGCACAAAAGAGTTGGGGACTTATTAGCTTCAACTGTTGTAGTGACTGAAGATAATAAGGAGCAGCCTATAACTCTTGAGAGTCTTCAAAATGTAAATGAAAATTACAGCTACTATTTAGATGAAGAAGAGAAAGAATTATTAAGAGACTATTTTCAAAGAAGAGAGAGTTTTGTAGAAGGCTCAAAGCTTAGTGAAGATCTAAAGCAGCACTTCACAAATAAATTTGATAAATTAGGAGTTTTAGATAAATTTCAGGACTTCATAAATAAACTATAA
- a CDS encoding carbamoyl phosphate synthase small subunit → MKAKLILENGMIFEGNALGYLEETVGEVVFNTGMTGYQEVLTDPSYYGQIVTMTYPLIGNYGLNLEDAESSSPKVRGFIVREACDYPNNFRCEINLNDYLKNHKIMALENVDTRALTKVLRNNGTMKGIITLEELSEGYINEKLKNFSNKNAVMNVTVKEPYTIEGNGKHVAILDFGIKSNIIRSFRKRGCKITVLPADTSCEEILKYNADLVFLSNGPGDPEDLDKVINNIKLLIGKKPIAGICLGHQLLALALGGKTKKLKFGHRGCNHPVMDLEENRVYITSQNHGFYVSELPKDTAVTHVSMNDETVEGMRHNSLPIYSVQFHPEACPGPRDINKIFDKFLEL, encoded by the coding sequence ATGAAAGCAAAACTTATATTAGAAAATGGAATGATATTTGAAGGCAATGCGCTAGGTTATCTTGAGGAGACAGTTGGAGAAGTTGTATTTAATACTGGTATGACAGGCTACCAGGAGGTACTAACTGACCCGTCTTACTACGGACAGATAGTTACAATGACTTATCCTTTGATAGGAAACTACGGACTTAACCTTGAGGACGCAGAATCTAGTAGCCCTAAAGTGCGTGGATTTATAGTTAGGGAGGCTTGTGATTACCCTAATAACTTTAGATGTGAGATAAATTTAAACGACTATCTTAAAAATCATAAAATTATGGCATTAGAAAATGTGGATACAAGAGCTCTTACAAAGGTGTTAAGAAACAATGGAACTATGAAGGGCATAATAACCTTAGAGGAGTTAAGTGAAGGTTATATAAATGAAAAGCTGAAGAATTTTAGCAATAAAAATGCAGTTATGAATGTAACGGTAAAAGAGCCATACACCATTGAAGGAAATGGAAAGCATGTAGCAATTTTAGATTTTGGAATTAAATCAAATATAATAAGATCCTTTAGAAAAAGGGGTTGTAAAATAACTGTTCTTCCAGCAGATACAAGCTGCGAGGAAATACTTAAATACAATGCAGATTTAGTATTCTTATCAAATGGTCCTGGAGATCCAGAGGATTTAGATAAAGTAATTAATAATATAAAATTGCTTATAGGCAAAAAACCTATTGCAGGGATATGTCTTGGGCATCAGCTTTTAGCATTAGCCTTAGGTGGAAAAACTAAAAAGCTTAAGTTTGGTCATAGAGGCTGCAATCATCCAGTTATGGACCTAGAAGAAAACAGAGTTTATATTACTTCACAAAACCATGGATTCTACGTAAGTGAACTACCTAAGGATACAGCAGTTACACATGTAAGTATGAATGATGAAACTGTTGAAGGAATGAGACATAATAGTTTGCCAATATATAGCGTTCAGTTTCACCCAGAAGCATGTCCTGGTCCAAGGGATATAAACAAAATATTTGATAAGTTCCTAGAGCTTTAG
- a CDS encoding methyl-accepting chemotaxis protein: MREKSVKERTNQIYVIACTFLAVVYSLGIAMMLREGTINFKAGVVALTIMVVTSIGADIFHYKNRESKFTSHISATLFAAAYAIVLFSSKVEVAPMLIIPMLIIASCYLETKFLLIQVSGSFLLNVIWMILNKSNFKDTSSVLMQVVIIILSYGFLISITRFSQAIRKQAEEEKQNTIKAHSEQEKVLNEINSAIILLNKNTEVLNNNIDNIESSSRTIFGAIEEITSGCASTSENIEEQTNNSNIIQEDINNTSVISEEMKNSAEKSKEILTSSMSTVKTLAEKAEAVKGQNDDVYIIADSLIKKTENVQSIVYIITSIAEQTNLLALNAAIEAARAGEAGKGFSVVAEEVRKLAEQTKESSGKIADIVTELQTEVSKVGDSITNLSEINKEEDLLVRETEDNLKNLYNTVNELKSKVDFVNDKINGVKESNKRINDSIMNLSAISEETVANSEEACSTIESYLDETKQAKQSVGELVSLALRMKEYTE; encoded by the coding sequence ATGAGGGAAAAAAGTGTTAAAGAAAGAACTAACCAGATATACGTAATAGCTTGCACCTTCTTAGCTGTGGTGTATTCATTGGGAATTGCAATGATGTTAAGAGAGGGGACAATAAATTTTAAAGCTGGTGTGGTGGCTTTAACTATCATGGTTGTAACATCAATAGGAGCAGATATCTTTCATTATAAAAATAGAGAGAGTAAATTTACAAGCCATATATCAGCAACACTTTTTGCTGCAGCATATGCTATTGTACTATTCTCTTCCAAAGTAGAAGTTGCTCCAATGTTAATAATTCCAATGTTAATAATAGCCTCCTGCTATTTGGAAACTAAGTTTTTACTTATACAAGTATCGGGATCCTTTTTACTTAATGTAATTTGGATGATTTTGAATAAAAGTAATTTTAAAGATACCTCAAGTGTTTTAATGCAGGTTGTGATTATAATTTTATCCTATGGATTTCTTATTAGCATAACTAGATTTTCTCAAGCAATTAGAAAACAAGCTGAAGAAGAAAAGCAGAACACAATAAAAGCACATTCAGAACAGGAAAAGGTTTTAAATGAAATTAATTCTGCAATAATATTATTAAATAAAAATACAGAAGTTTTAAATAATAATATTGATAATATCGAAAGTTCCTCAAGGACAATTTTTGGTGCTATTGAAGAAATTACATCAGGCTGTGCAAGTACTTCTGAAAATATTGAAGAACAAACTAATAACTCGAATATAATTCAGGAAGACATAAATAATACATCAGTAATATCAGAGGAAATGAAAAATTCGGCAGAAAAAAGTAAGGAAATATTAACAAGCAGCATGTCTACAGTAAAAACTCTAGCTGAAAAGGCTGAAGCTGTAAAAGGACAGAATGATGACGTTTATATTATAGCTGATAGCTTAATAAAAAAGACAGAGAATGTTCAAAGCATAGTATATATTATTACAAGTATAGCAGAGCAGACTAATCTGCTTGCGTTAAATGCAGCAATTGAAGCTGCAAGAGCTGGAGAAGCTGGTAAGGGATTTTCTGTTGTTGCTGAAGAGGTAAGAAAACTGGCTGAACAAACTAAGGAGTCTTCAGGTAAAATTGCCGATATTGTAACTGAACTTCAAACAGAGGTATCGAAGGTTGGAGATTCTATTACTAATCTATCAGAAATTAATAAAGAAGAAGATTTGCTTGTAAGAGAAACTGAAGATAATCTTAAAAATTTATATAACACTGTAAATGAACTGAAAAGTAAGGTTGATTTTGTAAATGATAAGATTAACGGTGTGAAGGAATCTAATAAGAGAATTAATGATTCAATTATGAATTTATCAGCCATATCAGAAGAAACTGTAGCTAACTCAGAGGAGGCCTGCAGTACTATTGAAAGCTATTTAGATGAAACTAAACAAGCAAAACAGTCTGTAGGAGAATTAGTAAGTTTAGCATTAAGAATGAAAGAATATACAGAATAA
- a CDS encoding AAA family ATPase has translation MESVEKDSVKELVEKINAELKKVIVEQDELIEHCIISLISGGHVLLEGVPGLAKTLMVRALAKTLSLDFKRIQFTPDLMPADVTGTKVFNMQTREFELKKGPIFTNFLLADEINRTPPKTQAGLLESMAEGTVSIDGDMLQLPTPYMVFATQNPLEYEGTYPLPEALVDRFLMKIMIDYPSLAAEKEVLKRHNEGFSSMDLDSSNINVVCTAEDILSCRQQVQKVKIDDELMQYIVNIVAETRNSPVIDIGSSPRGSIALLQCSKASAAYNGREYVIPEDIKSMAIPTLRHRIVLKPELELEGVKPEQAINEILSKVKVPR, from the coding sequence TTGGAAAGCGTTGAAAAAGACTCAGTAAAAGAATTGGTAGAAAAAATAAATGCAGAGCTAAAAAAGGTAATTGTGGAACAGGATGAGCTTATAGAACATTGCATTATAAGTTTAATTTCAGGTGGTCACGTACTGCTGGAAGGAGTACCAGGACTTGCTAAGACCTTAATGGTAAGAGCTCTTGCTAAAACTCTTTCTTTAGATTTTAAAAGAATTCAATTTACACCTGATCTTATGCCAGCGGATGTAACTGGTACTAAAGTATTTAATATGCAGACTAGAGAATTTGAATTAAAAAAAGGACCTATATTTACTAATTTTTTATTAGCTGATGAAATTAACCGTACTCCGCCTAAAACCCAAGCAGGACTTCTTGAATCCATGGCGGAAGGTACAGTGTCTATTGATGGTGATATGCTTCAGCTACCTACTCCATATATGGTGTTTGCTACACAAAACCCATTAGAGTATGAAGGTACATATCCGCTTCCAGAGGCACTGGTAGATAGATTCCTTATGAAAATTATGATAGATTATCCCTCACTGGCTGCTGAAAAAGAAGTACTAAAACGTCATAATGAAGGCTTTTCCAGTATGGATTTAGACAGCAGTAATATAAATGTTGTTTGCACAGCTGAGGACATTCTAAGCTGCAGACAGCAGGTTCAAAAGGTTAAAATTGATGATGAACTTATGCAGTATATAGTAAACATTGTAGCAGAGACAAGAAATAGTCCTGTAATTGATATTGGAAGTTCACCAAGAGGTTCTATTGCACTGCTTCAATGTTCTAAAGCCTCAGCAGCATATAATGGCAGAGAATATGTAATACCTGAGGATATTAAAAGTATGGCAATTCCAACTCTGAGACACCGTATAGTACTTAAGCCGGAACTAGAATTAGAAGGGGTAAAACCTGAACAAGCAATTAATGAGATACTTTCCAAAGTTAAAGTGCCTAGATAG
- the carB gene encoding carbamoyl-phosphate synthase large subunit, translating into MPLNKDIKRVLVIGSGPIVIGQAAEFDYSGTQACESLKEEGIEVILVNSNPATIMTDKEVAHKVYIEPLTVEFVEKVIEKERPDSIIAGVGGQTGLNLSVELNDRGILDKYNVKVIGTSIEAIKKGEDRELFRDVMKKIGQPCIESEIIMDMESGKAFSNKIGYPVIVRPAYTLGGTGGGIANNEEELEVILSQGLQLSAIGQVLIEKSVKGWKEIEYEVMRDSFGNCITICNMENVDPVGIHTGDSIVVAPSQTLSDKEYQMLRSASIDIINAIGIEGGCNVQFALNPNNFEYGVIEINPRVSRSSALASKATGYPIAKAAAKIALGYGLHEIKNAVTKKTYACFEPALDYVVVKIPKWPFDKFQQAERALGTKMMATGEIMAIGSNFEAAFLKGIRSLELGKYTLEDKAMKKLTLAELKELVITPDDQRIFALAEMIRRDYRIEMISQITGIDGFFVKKIKNIVEQEEKLKRLTADKLSREELFKLKSIGFSDKGIGDLLRISPDEIYRLRMKWDIKPVYNMVDTCAGEFEALTPYFYSTYNTYDEVQVSSRRKVVVIGSGPIRIGQGIEFDYASVHAVKALRKMGIETIIINNNPETVSTDFDISDKLYFEPLTEEDVLNIIDKEKPEGVILQFGGQTAIKLARFLQEKNITILGTTSEQIDAAENREKFDALLEELNINRPKGIGVWNAAQGLSEADKLGYPVLVRPSYVLGGQGMEITYNGGELEYYLKNAFEKDKRNPVLIDKYLMGREIEVDAICDGEQILIPGVMEHLERAGVHSGDSITMYPTQNVSKEIKEKVLEYTKKLALGIGIKGMINIQFIEYKNQVYVIEVNPRASRTVPYISKVSGVPIVELATRVMLGKKLKDLGFGTDIYKEPNIVAVKVPVFSTQKLPRVEVSLGPEMKSTGEVLGVGSNIYEALHKGFIAAGMELKSDKKTILATIKEHDKLEFLEIAKELSSLGYKFICTQGTAKYLSDNGLDTVEIGKVNDEEPNILNVIKNREVDMVINTPTKGNDSHREGFIIRRAAVEKNISVMTTLDTVKALVGVSKMKYNECNIDIYCLGDI; encoded by the coding sequence ATGCCATTAAATAAGGATATAAAAAGAGTATTAGTAATAGGTTCAGGTCCTATAGTAATAGGACAAGCTGCAGAGTTCGATTATTCAGGAACGCAAGCTTGTGAGTCTTTAAAAGAAGAAGGAATTGAAGTTATCTTAGTAAATAGTAACCCTGCTACTATAATGACTGATAAAGAAGTAGCACATAAGGTTTATATAGAACCTCTTACAGTAGAATTTGTAGAAAAAGTAATTGAAAAGGAAAGACCTGATAGCATTATAGCTGGAGTTGGAGGGCAGACAGGCCTTAACTTATCTGTAGAGCTTAATGATAGAGGAATACTAGATAAATATAATGTAAAAGTAATTGGCACTTCTATAGAAGCTATAAAAAAGGGTGAAGACAGAGAGCTATTTAGAGATGTAATGAAAAAAATAGGTCAGCCTTGCATCGAAAGCGAAATAATTATGGATATGGAGTCAGGAAAGGCTTTTAGTAATAAAATAGGATATCCTGTTATAGTAAGACCTGCTTATACCCTTGGTGGTACTGGGGGCGGTATTGCGAACAATGAAGAGGAACTAGAGGTAATACTTTCTCAAGGGCTTCAGCTTAGTGCAATTGGACAAGTACTTATAGAAAAAAGTGTTAAGGGTTGGAAGGAAATAGAATACGAGGTTATGAGGGATAGCTTCGGCAACTGCATTACTATATGTAATATGGAAAATGTAGACCCTGTAGGAATACATACAGGTGACAGTATAGTGGTAGCACCAAGTCAAACCTTGTCTGATAAGGAATACCAAATGCTTAGAAGTGCATCTATTGACATAATAAATGCTATAGGTATTGAAGGCGGCTGTAATGTACAGTTTGCTTTAAATCCTAATAACTTTGAATATGGGGTAATCGAAATAAACCCTAGAGTGAGCAGGTCATCAGCATTAGCTTCAAAAGCTACTGGTTATCCTATAGCAAAGGCTGCTGCTAAAATAGCTCTTGGATATGGACTTCATGAGATTAAAAATGCAGTTACTAAAAAGACCTATGCCTGCTTTGAACCAGCTCTTGATTATGTGGTAGTTAAAATACCAAAATGGCCTTTTGATAAATTTCAGCAGGCTGAAAGAGCACTTGGAACTAAGATGATGGCTACTGGTGAAATAATGGCTATTGGCAGCAATTTTGAAGCAGCCTTCTTAAAGGGAATAAGGTCCCTAGAGCTAGGAAAATATACTTTAGAGGATAAGGCAATGAAAAAGCTCACTTTAGCAGAATTAAAAGAACTGGTAATAACACCGGATGATCAGAGAATATTTGCTCTAGCTGAGATGATACGAAGAGACTATAGAATTGAAATGATATCCCAAATTACTGGTATTGACGGCTTCTTTGTTAAGAAAATAAAAAATATAGTGGAGCAGGAAGAAAAACTTAAACGACTAACTGCAGATAAATTATCAAGAGAAGAGTTATTTAAGCTAAAGAGTATAGGATTTTCAGACAAGGGAATAGGAGATTTATTGAGAATAAGTCCAGATGAAATATATAGATTAAGAATGAAATGGGACATTAAGCCTGTATACAATATGGTAGATACCTGTGCTGGAGAGTTTGAAGCTCTCACACCATACTTTTATTCTACCTATAACACCTATGATGAGGTTCAGGTAAGTAGTAGAAGAAAAGTAGTAGTTATTGGTTCTGGACCTATAAGAATAGGTCAGGGAATTGAGTTTGATTATGCATCTGTTCATGCTGTAAAGGCACTGAGAAAAATGGGAATTGAAACTATAATCATAAATAATAATCCGGAAACAGTAAGTACTGACTTTGATATATCAGATAAGCTGTATTTTGAACCTCTTACTGAGGAGGATGTTTTAAATATAATAGATAAAGAAAAGCCAGAAGGGGTTATACTACAGTTTGGTGGTCAAACAGCAATAAAGCTTGCTAGGTTCCTTCAAGAGAAAAATATTACAATATTAGGTACAACTTCAGAGCAAATTGACGCAGCAGAAAACAGGGAAAAATTTGATGCTCTTCTTGAAGAGCTTAATATTAATAGGCCTAAAGGCATAGGAGTTTGGAATGCAGCTCAAGGACTTTCAGAAGCTGATAAGTTAGGCTATCCTGTACTTGTAAGGCCATCCTATGTTCTTGGTGGACAAGGAATGGAAATAACCTATAATGGAGGAGAACTAGAATATTATTTAAAAAATGCTTTTGAAAAAGATAAGAGAAATCCTGTATTAATTGATAAATATTTAATGGGTAGGGAGATCGAAGTTGACGCAATATGTGATGGAGAGCAAATTCTTATACCGGGGGTTATGGAACATTTAGAAAGAGCAGGGGTGCACTCTGGGGATAGTATTACAATGTATCCTACTCAAAATGTTTCAAAGGAAATAAAAGAAAAAGTGCTGGAGTATACTAAAAAACTAGCATTGGGGATAGGAATAAAAGGTATGATAAATATACAGTTTATTGAGTACAAGAATCAGGTATATGTAATAGAAGTAAACCCAAGAGCTAGCAGAACTGTTCCTTATATTAGCAAGGTTAGTGGAGTTCCTATAGTCGAATTAGCTACCAGAGTTATGCTGGGTAAAAAGCTGAAAGACTTAGGCTTTGGCACAGATATATATAAAGAGCCAAATATAGTTGCGGTAAAAGTACCTGTGTTCTCAACACAAAAGCTGCCAAGAGTTGAAGTATCGCTTGGACCTGAGATGAAATCCACTGGAGAAGTCCTTGGGGTAGGCAGCAATATATATGAAGCGCTTCATAAAGGATTTATTGCTGCAGGCATGGAGCTTAAAAGTGATAAGAAGACAATACTGGCAACAATCAAAGAACATGACAAGCTGGAGTTCCTTGAAATTGCAAAAGAGCTTAGCAGTTTGGGGTACAAGTTTATATGCACACAAGGGACTGCTAAGTATCTAAGTGATAATGGCTTAGACACTGTGGAAATAGGAAAAGTAAATGATGAGGAACCTAATATTCTTAACGTAATAAAAAACAGAGAAGTGGACATGGTTATAAATACACCAACTAAGGGGAATGACTCCCATAGAGAAGGCTTTATTATAAGGAGAGCGGCAGTAGAAAAGAATATAAGCGTAATGACTACATTGGATACTGTTAAAGCACTAGTAGGTGTAAGTAAGATGAAATACAATGAATGCAATATAGATATATATTGTTTAGGTGATATCTAA
- a CDS encoding stage II sporulation protein M, producing MKEDHFIKINSNKWKELEDYSNKVNKKGVKALPSSDIKKFLELFRQCSHNLAYARTHYPESNTVIYLNSIVGKCHSHIYAVDKTSFKDILSYICYGFPKKLKEERLYIIISFLFFLAGALISLGLVIYNTDNSLIFLPQNMVEGVKSGQAGSGGQWNYPLVSSQIMVNNITVSLKAFALGITLGLGTIYVLFFNGATLGSLTALIYMYGSPKNYWSLILPHGVFELTAIFISGAAGLMIAKSLIIPGEYSRKHALIFGAKRAVSLIAGVVIMLVIAGIIEGFFTPLDISANIKLLFAAITAIILIVYFSIPYFIKK from the coding sequence TTGAAAGAAGATCATTTTATTAAAATAAATTCTAACAAATGGAAAGAGCTTGAGGATTACTCTAACAAGGTCAATAAAAAAGGTGTCAAAGCTCTTCCTTCATCAGATATTAAAAAATTCCTTGAGCTTTTTAGACAGTGCAGCCATAATTTAGCCTATGCTAGAACCCATTATCCCGAAAGTAATACAGTAATTTATTTAAACTCTATTGTTGGAAAATGCCACAGTCATATCTACGCTGTTGATAAAACCTCATTTAAAGATATACTAAGTTACATATGCTATGGATTTCCTAAAAAACTTAAAGAAGAACGCTTATATATTATAATATCCTTCTTGTTTTTTCTAGCCGGTGCGCTGATAAGCCTGGGCCTTGTAATATACAATACCGATAATTCACTGATTTTTCTTCCACAAAACATGGTTGAAGGAGTGAAATCAGGACAAGCCGGCAGTGGAGGACAATGGAATTATCCACTTGTATCTAGCCAAATAATGGTGAATAATATTACAGTATCCTTAAAGGCTTTTGCTCTTGGAATAACCCTTGGGCTTGGAACTATTTATGTATTATTTTTTAATGGTGCTACCCTTGGCTCACTGACTGCTCTTATTTATATGTATGGTAGCCCCAAAAATTATTGGTCACTTATTCTTCCTCATGGAGTGTTTGAGCTTACAGCCATATTTATATCTGGAGCTGCAGGGTTAATGATAGCAAAGAGCCTTATTATTCCTGGGGAATATTCCAGAAAGCATGCATTAATTTTCGGAGCAAAACGAGCTGTGTCATTAATTGCTGGGGTTGTAATCATGCTTGTTATTGCAGGAATAATTGAGGGCTTCTTTACACCACTTGATATATCTGCTAATATAAAGCTCTTGTTTGCGGCAATAACTGCAATTATTTTGATAGTATACTTTTCAATACCTTATTTCATTAAAAAATAA
- a CDS encoding DUF58 domain-containing protein, whose translation MGITKRFIYLLAAGILVLLLSLFLNTSLTFFILYNLICASTLIIDYLISPKEELIDIERLGTKSLSIYEKEPILISVYNKSDYKLNMELIDEIPDFHFKCDSKLMKVLIPPHEKQKLQYYVIPTKRGAYSFQAIHVKFKGRLGLCTKQFMLKLPREYKVYPNLKNLRKYRLSICNNRQFKQGQRSIKMLGRGTSFESLREYVPGDEYRKINWPATARGNKPIINQYEPEKNQHVHIMIDTGRPMGYTVRGHRKLDLAVNTALVLSDIVNQNGDKSALLLFNTEVNNMIMPGKGAGHRNKLLEALYHIESNKQTSNYEDAFYYFKKKERHRSIVFLFTDFDTLEEAEDILKVLPMISKNNLVVLILIRNEKLENISELNVKNTEDLFRKGVSIELLEERRKIISILNKRGVLCIECEAEKLEYTAINKYIQVKNKSYF comes from the coding sequence TTGGGTATTACCAAAAGGTTTATATATTTATTAGCAGCAGGTATATTAGTACTTCTACTTAGCTTGTTCTTAAATACTTCATTAACTTTTTTTATTCTATATAACTTAATATGTGCTTCTACACTTATAATTGATTATTTAATATCTCCTAAGGAGGAGCTTATTGATATAGAGCGCCTTGGGACTAAAAGTCTCTCTATTTATGAAAAAGAGCCTATACTTATAAGTGTCTATAACAAGAGTGATTATAAGCTCAATATGGAACTCATTGATGAAATTCCAGATTTTCATTTTAAATGTGACAGTAAGTTAATGAAAGTTCTTATTCCGCCCCACGAAAAGCAAAAGCTTCAGTATTATGTGATTCCAACAAAAAGGGGAGCTTACAGCTTTCAGGCCATACATGTGAAGTTTAAGGGAAGACTTGGTTTATGTACAAAGCAATTTATGCTTAAATTGCCTAGGGAATATAAGGTATACCCAAATCTAAAAAATTTGCGAAAATATAGATTGAGTATCTGTAATAACAGGCAATTTAAACAAGGCCAAAGAAGTATTAAAATGCTTGGAAGGGGCACATCCTTTGAGAGCTTAAGAGAGTACGTCCCAGGAGATGAATACAGAAAGATAAATTGGCCAGCTACTGCCAGAGGTAATAAACCAATAATCAATCAATACGAGCCAGAAAAAAATCAACACGTACATATTATGATTGATACAGGAAGGCCAATGGGATATACAGTGAGAGGTCATAGAAAGCTTGATTTAGCAGTAAATACAGCTTTAGTGCTATCTGATATAGTAAATCAAAATGGGGATAAATCTGCATTATTATTATTTAATACAGAGGTAAACAATATGATAATGCCTGGTAAGGGTGCTGGACATAGAAATAAGCTACTGGAAGCACTTTATCATATTGAGTCTAATAAGCAAACTTCAAATTACGAAGATGCCTTTTATTACTTCAAGAAGAAAGAAAGGCATAGAAGCATAGTGTTTTTATTTACTGATTTTGATACTTTAGAAGAAGCTGAAGATATATTAAAGGTTTTGCCAATGATATCTAAGAATAATCTTGTAGTTTTGATACTTATTAGAAATGAAAAACTTGAGAATATAAGTGAACTTAATGTGAAAAATACTGAGGACTTATTTAGAAAAGGAGTTTCAATTGAACTTCTTGAGGAAAGAAGAAAAATAATAAGCATATTGAATAAAAGAGGAGTACTATGTATTGAATGTGAAGCAGAAAAGTTAGAGTATACTGCTATAAATAAATACATTCAGGTAAAGAACAAATCTTATTTTTAA